Proteins encoded by one window of Yersinia massiliensis:
- the artJ gene encoding arginine ABC transporter substrate-binding protein, with product MKKLIIAAVLASISLSASAAETIRFAAEATYPPFEFIDANNKMQGFDIDLANALCKEMQADCTFTNQAFDSLIPSLKFKRFDAVISGMDITPERLKQVAFTQPYYDNSALFIAEKGKVADLAALKGKRVGMQNGSTHQKYLMEKHPEITAVPYDSYQNAILDLKNGRLDAVFGDTAVVNEWLKQNDQLAAVGDKVTDADYFGTGLGIAVRQNNTELQGKLDAALAKIKADGTYQTIYKKWFQQ from the coding sequence ATGAAAAAATTAATAATTGCTGCAGTCCTTGCCAGTATCAGTCTTTCTGCTTCTGCTGCTGAAACCATCCGTTTCGCTGCTGAAGCCACTTATCCGCCATTCGAATTTATCGATGCTAATAATAAAATGCAGGGCTTTGATATCGATCTGGCTAATGCGCTGTGTAAAGAGATGCAGGCTGACTGTACCTTTACCAATCAGGCCTTTGACAGCTTGATCCCCAGCCTCAAATTTAAACGTTTTGATGCCGTTATCTCAGGCATGGACATCACCCCTGAGCGCTTAAAACAAGTGGCATTTACTCAGCCTTACTACGATAACTCTGCGTTGTTTATCGCTGAGAAAGGGAAAGTTGCTGATTTAGCAGCCCTGAAAGGCAAACGTGTTGGGATGCAAAACGGCTCCACTCATCAAAAATACCTGATGGAAAAACACCCTGAAATCACTGCCGTACCTTATGACAGCTATCAGAATGCGATTCTTGATCTGAAAAATGGCCGTCTGGACGCAGTATTTGGTGATACTGCGGTAGTGAATGAATGGCTGAAGCAGAATGACCAATTGGCTGCCGTCGGGGATAAAGTGACTGATGCTGACTATTTCGGCACAGGCCTAGGTATCGCCGTTCGTCAGAACAATACCGAGTTACAGGGTAAGTTAGATGCTGCACTGGCGAAAATTAAAGCAGATGGCACCTATCAGACCATTTATAAAAAATGGTTCCAGCAGTAA
- the artQ gene encoding arginine ABC transporter permease ArtQ: protein MNEFQPLASAAGMTVGLAVCALALGLVLAMLFAVCESSRIKVVSYLTTGWVTILRGLPEILVVLFIYFGSSQLLMMLSDGFTLNLYLFELPIKLSIDDFEVSPFLCGVIALALLYSAYASQTLRGALKAVPIGQWESGQALGLSQAAIFFRLIMPQMWRHALPGLGNQWLVLLKDTALVSLISVNDLMLQTKSIATRTQEPFTWYMIAAAIYLVVTLLSQYVLKWIELRTTRFERSPS, encoded by the coding sequence ATGAATGAATTTCAACCTTTAGCAAGCGCCGCCGGTATGACCGTCGGCCTTGCCGTTTGTGCATTGGCCCTCGGTCTGGTTCTGGCGATGTTGTTTGCCGTCTGTGAATCATCACGTATCAAAGTGGTCAGTTATCTGACGACGGGCTGGGTCACCATCTTACGCGGACTACCAGAGATTCTGGTGGTCCTGTTTATCTATTTTGGCTCTTCACAATTGCTGATGATGCTGTCGGATGGCTTTACCCTAAATCTTTATCTGTTTGAGTTGCCGATTAAGCTCAGCATTGATGATTTCGAGGTTAGCCCGTTCCTGTGCGGTGTCATCGCCCTCGCCCTGCTCTATTCGGCTTATGCGTCGCAAACCTTACGCGGTGCACTGAAAGCAGTCCCCATTGGGCAATGGGAGTCTGGGCAAGCATTGGGTTTGAGTCAGGCAGCCATTTTCTTCCGCTTGATTATGCCGCAAATGTGGCGTCACGCATTGCCCGGCCTAGGTAACCAATGGCTGGTACTGCTCAAAGATACGGCATTGGTGTCACTGATCAGCGTCAATGACTTGATGCTGCAAACCAAAAGCATTGCGACCCGCACTCAAGAACCTTTCACTTGGTACATGATTGCGGCGGCGATTTATCTGGTCGTCACCCTGCTGAGCCAATACGTTCTCAAATGGATTGAACTCCGTACCACCCGCTTTGAACGGAGCCCATCCTAA
- the artM gene encoding arginine ABC transporter permease ArtM, which yields MLEFLPEILKGLHTSLTLTIASLIVALVLSVLFTIVLTLKTPIMTSLVKIYITLFTGTPLLVQIFLIYYGPGQFPAIREYPWLWSLLSQPWLCAMIALALNSAAYTTQLFYGAVRAIPSGQWQSCEALGMSKAQSLRILLPFAFKRALSSYSNEVVLVFKSTSLAYTITLMEVMGYSQLMYGRTYDVMVFGAAGIVYLCVNGLLTLLMRLVERRALAFERRN from the coding sequence ATGTTGGAATTCTTACCCGAGATTTTAAAAGGGCTGCACACCAGCCTAACATTGACGATTGCTTCATTAATTGTGGCCTTGGTGTTATCGGTGCTGTTTACCATCGTCTTAACACTGAAAACCCCGATTATGACCTCGTTGGTCAAAATCTATATCACGCTGTTCACGGGCACCCCGCTGCTAGTGCAGATCTTTTTGATTTATTACGGCCCAGGGCAATTTCCGGCTATCCGTGAATACCCATGGTTATGGAGCCTGCTGTCACAACCATGGCTATGTGCCATGATTGCGTTGGCATTGAACAGCGCGGCCTATACAACTCAACTGTTCTATGGTGCTGTTCGGGCGATTCCTTCAGGTCAGTGGCAATCCTGCGAAGCGTTGGGGATGTCCAAGGCTCAGTCGTTACGCATTCTGCTGCCCTTTGCCTTTAAGCGCGCATTGTCATCCTACTCCAACGAAGTGGTTCTGGTGTTCAAAAGCACCTCATTGGCTTATACCATCACATTGATGGAAGTCATGGGTTATAGCCAGTTGATGTATGGGCGTACTTATGACGTGATGGTCTTTGGTGCCGCTGGCATCGTGTATCTGTGCGTGAATGGGCTGCTGACGCTGTTGATGCGTTTGGTGGAACGCAGAGCGCTTGCTTTTGAACGGCGTAATTAA
- the artJ gene encoding arginine ABC transporter substrate-binding protein: MKKLLLATILSGMVFSATAAETIRFAASATYPPFESMDANNEIVGFDMDLAKALCKQMEANCTFTNQAFDSLIPALKFKRYDAVISGMDITPERSKQVAFTQPYYANSAIVIAPKGKFSSFADLKGKKIGMENGTTHQKYLQDKHPEIQTVAYDSYQNAIIDLKNGRIDGVFGDTAVVNEWLKTNPNLASVGEHVTDPQYFGTGLGIAVRPDNTVLLEKLNKAIDAVKADGTYKAINDKWFPQ; this comes from the coding sequence ATGAAAAAGTTACTATTGGCAACAATCTTGAGTGGCATGGTTTTCAGCGCAACCGCAGCAGAAACCATCCGTTTTGCAGCTTCAGCTACCTACCCACCATTTGAATCAATGGATGCCAATAACGAGATCGTCGGCTTCGATATGGATTTGGCAAAAGCATTATGTAAGCAGATGGAAGCCAACTGTACCTTCACCAATCAAGCCTTCGATAGCCTGATCCCAGCGCTTAAATTCAAACGTTATGACGCTGTTATCTCCGGCATGGACATTACGCCAGAGCGTAGCAAGCAAGTGGCATTCACTCAGCCTTACTATGCTAACTCCGCTATCGTGATCGCCCCCAAAGGCAAATTTAGCTCGTTTGCTGATCTGAAAGGGAAGAAGATCGGGATGGAAAACGGCACCACGCATCAGAAATATTTGCAGGATAAGCATCCTGAAATCCAAACTGTGGCTTATGACAGCTACCAGAATGCCATTATTGACCTGAAGAATGGCCGTATTGATGGGGTGTTTGGTGATACTGCAGTGGTGAATGAGTGGTTAAAAACCAATCCTAATTTGGCCTCAGTTGGCGAGCATGTGACTGATCCACAATACTTTGGCACTGGCTTGGGGATTGCTGTACGCCCAGATAATACCGTGCTGCTAGAAAAACTGAATAAAGCGATTGATGCCGTTAAAGCTGACGGTACCTATAAGGCCATTAACGATAAGTGGTTCCCGCAATAA
- the rlmC gene encoding 23S rRNA (uracil(747)-C(5))-methyltransferase RlmC, translated as MHCAQYAAGRCRSCQWLDKPYPQQLADKQHHLENLLSGHSVAQWLTPVFGQESAFRNKAKMVVSGSVERPLLGMLHRDGTPVDLCDCPLYPASFAPVFALLKTFIARAGLTPYNVARKRGELKFLLLTESTHSGELMLRFVLRSETKLAQLQAALPWLQQQLPQLAVISANIQPVHMAILEGEKEIPLTEQQALPEQFNQVPLFIRPQSFFQTNPQVAASLYATARQWVRELNIDSMWDLFCGVGGFGLHCAGPQTKLTGIEISAEAIACARQSADLLGLKNVSFAALDSTRFATAEAQVPQLVLVNPPRRGIGTELCDYLAQMAPEYILYSSCNAETMAKDISRLAAYRIERVQLFDMFAHTAHYEALALLTLRP; from the coding sequence ATGCATTGCGCTCAGTATGCGGCAGGTCGCTGTCGTTCCTGTCAGTGGTTGGATAAGCCTTATCCACAACAACTGGCTGACAAACAACATCATTTAGAAAATTTGCTCTCTGGGCATTCAGTGGCACAGTGGTTAACGCCAGTTTTCGGGCAGGAAAGCGCTTTTCGAAATAAAGCAAAAATGGTGGTCAGTGGCAGTGTCGAGCGTCCGTTATTAGGGATGTTACATCGTGACGGCACGCCTGTGGATTTATGTGACTGTCCGCTTTATCCGGCCAGTTTTGCGCCCGTTTTTGCCCTCCTTAAAACCTTTATTGCCCGTGCAGGTTTAACGCCATACAACGTTGCCCGTAAGCGTGGTGAGCTTAAATTCCTGTTACTGACTGAAAGTACGCATAGTGGTGAGTTGATGCTGCGTTTTGTTTTGCGTTCGGAAACTAAATTGGCGCAATTACAGGCGGCGTTACCCTGGTTACAACAGCAGTTGCCTCAATTGGCGGTTATCTCGGCCAATATTCAGCCGGTGCATATGGCGATTTTGGAAGGGGAGAAAGAGATCCCTTTGACTGAGCAGCAGGCATTGCCGGAGCAGTTTAATCAGGTGCCACTGTTTATCCGCCCGCAAAGCTTTTTCCAGACAAATCCGCAGGTTGCAGCTTCACTCTATGCCACTGCTCGCCAGTGGGTGCGTGAGTTAAATATCGATAGTATGTGGGATCTATTCTGTGGCGTTGGCGGTTTTGGTTTGCACTGCGCGGGGCCGCAGACAAAACTCACAGGAATTGAAATTAGCGCTGAAGCCATTGCCTGCGCGCGTCAGTCAGCAGATCTGTTAGGGTTAAAAAACGTAAGTTTTGCTGCGCTTGATTCCACTCGCTTCGCTACCGCAGAAGCGCAAGTGCCGCAATTGGTATTGGTGAACCCGCCACGGCGCGGAATTGGAACAGAGCTGTGTGATTATCTGGCTCAGATGGCACCTGAATATATTCTCTATTCAAGCTGTAACGCAGAGACAATGGCGAAGGATATTAGCAGGTTAGCGGCATATCGTATTGAGCGGGTGCAGTTGTTTGATATGTTTGCGCATACGGCACATTATGAAGCTTTAGCCCTGCTTACCCTTCGTCCTTGA
- a CDS encoding YbjO family protein yields the protein MRALFSSSAFSSSATTPVPVLIAGTAIIATHFVGLLLLVAELGWGGIGAFINESLQSWDSSFILVMSIFLLLLEIACGVGVCRRQNWARWCYLFCQILVIIYLLVVSFDWLLLDVFRIEGDSNAEILHSLLMQKIPDVVIIGLLFFPWHRYFGHSK from the coding sequence ATGAGAGCATTATTTTCATCCTCAGCTTTTTCGTCTTCAGCAACGACACCTGTTCCGGTTCTGATTGCCGGCACCGCTATCATTGCGACCCATTTTGTTGGCCTATTGCTCCTTGTGGCAGAATTGGGATGGGGGGGCATCGGTGCGTTTATTAATGAAAGCCTACAAAGCTGGGATTCCAGTTTTATCCTAGTAATGAGTATTTTCTTACTTCTGCTGGAAATTGCCTGTGGTGTCGGGGTCTGTCGTCGGCAGAACTGGGCGCGCTGGTGCTACCTGTTTTGCCAGATACTCGTCATTATCTATCTGTTGGTAGTCTCATTTGATTGGCTACTATTAGATGTTTTTCGTATTGAAGGTGATAGCAATGCGGAAATCCTTCATAGCCTACTGATGCAGAAAATCCCTGATGTGGTGATTATCGGTTTGTTATTCTTTCCTTGGCATCGCTATTTTGGCCACTCAAAATGA
- the potI gene encoding putrescine ABC transporter permease PotI, whose product MNNLPEVRSVWRRVILVVAYTFLYAPMLMLVIYSFNSSKLVTVWAGWSTRWYIELFNDSAMISAVGLSLTIASASATMAVVLGTIAAVVMVRFGRFRGSTGFAFMLTAPLVMPDVITGLSLLLLFVAMGHAIGWPAERGMFTIWLAHVTFCTAYVTVVISSRLRELDRSIEEAAMDLGATPLKVFFVITVPMIAPALISGWLLAFTLSLDDLVIASFVAGPGATTLPMLVFSSVRMGVNPEINALATLILLVVGIIGLIAWWFMSRSEKQRLRELRKAARS is encoded by the coding sequence GTGAACAACCTACCGGAAGTGCGTTCAGTCTGGCGTCGAGTGATCTTAGTTGTTGCTTATACTTTCCTGTATGCACCAATGTTGATGCTGGTTATCTACTCATTTAACAGTTCAAAGCTGGTCACGGTATGGGCGGGGTGGTCGACTCGTTGGTATATCGAATTATTTAATGATTCAGCAATGATATCAGCCGTAGGATTGAGTCTGACTATCGCGTCGGCCTCCGCCACCATGGCGGTGGTACTTGGAACCATCGCCGCCGTAGTGATGGTGCGCTTCGGGCGTTTTCGTGGTTCGACGGGGTTTGCATTTATGCTGACCGCGCCCTTAGTGATGCCCGATGTCATTACTGGCTTGTCACTATTGTTACTGTTTGTCGCCATGGGGCATGCCATCGGTTGGCCCGCAGAACGTGGCATGTTCACCATTTGGCTGGCGCACGTGACCTTTTGTACCGCTTATGTGACTGTCGTCATCAGCTCGCGCTTACGTGAACTTGACCGTTCTATTGAAGAGGCGGCAATGGATCTGGGGGCGACACCGCTGAAAGTGTTCTTTGTGATTACCGTCCCTATGATTGCCCCTGCGTTAATTTCAGGCTGGCTATTGGCCTTTACCTTATCGTTGGACGATTTAGTGATTGCCAGTTTTGTGGCTGGGCCAGGTGCGACCACATTGCCGATGTTAGTGTTCTCTAGCGTGAGGATGGGGGTGAATCCAGAAATCAATGCGCTGGCAACACTGATTCTGCTGGTGGTGGGCATCATCGGTTTAATCGCATGGTGGTTTATGTCTCGCTCAGAAAAACAGCGGTTGCGGGAGTTACGCAAAGCAGCTCGCAGTTGA
- the potH gene encoding putrescine ABC transporter permease PotH — protein sequence MIPKSTHGTEEPPTRAVGQIKALIQRFQMAHGRKLVIAIPYLWLFLLFMLPFLIVFKISLAEMARAVPPYTNLVTWLDGKLDISLNLGNYLLLLEEPLYIDAYLQSLQVAAVSTLCCLIIGYPLAWAIAHSKSSTRNILLLLVILPSWTSFLIRVYAWIGILKNNGILNNFLMWTGIIDQPLIILHTNLAVYIGVVYSYLPFMVLPIYTALTRLDYSLVEAASDLGAKPLKTFISVIMPLTKGGIVAGSMLVFIPAVGEFVIPELLGGPDSIMIGRILWQEFFNNRDWPVASAVATVMLVLLIVPILWFHKHQNKQIGGAS from the coding sequence GTGATACCAAAATCCACTCATGGCACCGAAGAGCCACCGACCCGTGCGGTAGGGCAAATTAAGGCGCTGATACAACGCTTCCAGATGGCACATGGCCGTAAGCTGGTTATTGCTATACCATATTTATGGCTATTCCTGCTGTTTATGTTGCCATTCCTGATTGTGTTTAAAATCAGTTTGGCCGAGATGGCCCGCGCGGTGCCGCCTTATACCAATTTAGTGACTTGGCTTGATGGTAAGTTGGATATCTCGCTAAATCTGGGTAATTATCTCCTGCTCCTTGAAGAACCACTGTATATCGATGCTTATTTGCAATCGTTACAAGTGGCGGCTGTCTCAACGCTGTGTTGCCTTATTATCGGTTATCCGCTGGCTTGGGCTATTGCTCACAGTAAATCATCGACACGCAATATTTTATTGCTGCTGGTTATTCTACCGTCATGGACATCATTCCTGATTCGGGTCTATGCCTGGATAGGGATACTCAAAAATAACGGCATATTGAATAACTTCCTGATGTGGACGGGGATTATCGATCAACCGCTGATCATTTTGCACACTAATCTGGCGGTCTATATTGGCGTAGTGTATTCCTATTTGCCTTTCATGGTGCTGCCGATCTACACCGCATTAACTCGATTGGATTATTCACTAGTAGAAGCTGCATCTGATCTTGGTGCCAAGCCACTTAAAACTTTCATCAGCGTTATCATGCCTCTGACCAAAGGGGGTATCGTCGCAGGTTCCATGCTGGTCTTTATTCCGGCGGTAGGGGAATTTGTTATCCCTGAGCTACTTGGTGGGCCAGATAGCATCATGATTGGTCGAATATTATGGCAGGAATTCTTCAATAACCGTGACTGGCCGGTGGCTTCAGCCGTGGCAACGGTGATGTTGGTCTTACTGATTGTGCCGATACTCTGGTTCCATAAACACCAGAATAAACAGATAGGAGGCGCGTCGTGA
- the potG gene encoding putrescine ABC transporter ATP-binding subunit PotG, giving the protein MNDVIPRPQPKSQKVFTPLLEIRNLTKSFDGQAAVDDVNLTIYKGEIFALLGASGCGKSTLLRMLAGFEQPTQGQIVLDGQDLSHVPPYQRPINMMFQSYALFPHMTVEQNIAFGLKQDKLPSNEIKSRVAEMLTLVHMQEFAKRKPHQLSGGQRQRVALARSLAKRPKLLLLDEPMGALDKKLRDRMQLEVVDILERVGATCVMVTHDQEEAMTMAGRIAIMNRGKFVQIGEPEEIYEHPNSRFSAEFIGSVNVFEGVLKERLDDALIIDSPGLRHPLKVDSDASIVDGVPVFVALRPEKVMLCEQVPEDGCNFAVGEVVHIAYLGDLSIYHVKLHSGQMLSAQLQNGHRYRKGMPTWGDEVQLCWDADSCVVLNS; this is encoded by the coding sequence GTGAATGATGTAATTCCCCGCCCACAGCCCAAATCCCAGAAGGTGTTTACGCCCTTGTTGGAGATTCGCAACTTAACCAAATCATTTGATGGTCAGGCCGCAGTAGATGATGTCAATTTGACCATCTACAAAGGTGAGATTTTTGCGCTGTTGGGGGCATCAGGTTGTGGTAAATCGACCCTGTTGCGCATGCTGGCCGGTTTTGAACAGCCGACGCAGGGGCAAATCGTCCTCGATGGGCAAGACTTGTCACACGTGCCACCTTATCAACGCCCGATCAACATGATGTTCCAGTCATATGCGTTGTTCCCCCATATGACGGTCGAGCAAAACATCGCGTTTGGTTTGAAGCAAGACAAATTGCCTTCGAATGAAATTAAAAGCCGTGTGGCTGAAATGCTGACGTTGGTACACATGCAAGAGTTCGCTAAGCGCAAACCGCACCAGTTATCCGGTGGTCAACGCCAACGTGTGGCGCTGGCACGCAGCTTGGCTAAACGTCCAAAACTGCTTCTGTTGGATGAGCCAATGGGGGCGTTGGATAAAAAGCTGCGTGACCGCATGCAACTCGAAGTTGTGGATATTCTCGAGCGAGTGGGGGCGACTTGTGTGATGGTGACCCACGATCAAGAAGAAGCCATGACCATGGCGGGCCGTATCGCCATTATGAACCGTGGCAAATTTGTGCAAATTGGTGAGCCAGAAGAGATTTATGAACACCCGAACAGCAGATTCAGTGCTGAATTTATCGGGTCAGTCAATGTGTTCGAAGGGGTATTAAAAGAGCGCTTAGACGATGCATTGATTATCGACAGCCCAGGTTTACGCCATCCGCTGAAAGTGGACTCTGACGCTTCAATAGTCGATGGGGTGCCGGTATTCGTTGCGCTGCGCCCTGAAAAAGTCATGTTGTGCGAGCAGGTGCCGGAAGATGGCTGCAACTTTGCCGTCGGTGAAGTGGTACACATTGCTTATCTGGGTGATCTGTCGATATATCACGTCAAACTCCATAGCGGCCAGATGCTGAGTGCACAGTTGCAAAATGGTCATCGCTACCGCAAAGGCATGCCAACATGGGGCGATGAAGTTCAACTGTGCTGGGATGCCGATAGCTGCGTGGTCTTAAATAGCTAA
- the potF gene encoding spermidine/putrescine ABC transporter substrate-binding protein PotF, whose translation MFTQRKKWLSGVTAGLLLAASVSASAEEKTLHVYNWSDYIAPDTLANFQKETGIKVVYDVFDSNEVLEGKLMAGSTGFDLVVPSASFLERQLSAGVFKPLDKTKLPNYKNLDPELLALVSKHDPENKFAIPYLWATTGIGYNVEKVKAALGTDAPVNSWDLVLKPENLEKLKSCGVSFLDAPSEIFATVLNYLGKDPNSIQAADYTGPATELLLKLRPNIRYFHSSQYINDLANGDICVAVGWAGDIMQASNRAKEAKNGVNVAYSIPKEGALAFFDVFAMPSDAKSQDEAYQFLNYLMRPDVIANISNHVFYANANKAATPLVNAEVRDNPGIYPPADVRAKMFTLKVQEPKIDRVITSAWTKVKSGK comes from the coding sequence ATGTTCACCCAACGTAAAAAGTGGTTATCGGGTGTTACTGCTGGCCTGTTACTGGCCGCGTCCGTCTCAGCATCCGCTGAGGAAAAAACACTGCACGTTTACAACTGGTCCGATTATATCGCGCCGGATACGCTGGCTAATTTCCAAAAAGAAACCGGCATTAAGGTTGTCTATGATGTGTTTGACTCCAACGAGGTGTTGGAAGGTAAATTGATGGCGGGAAGCACCGGTTTTGATTTAGTGGTGCCGTCAGCCAGTTTCCTTGAGCGCCAACTGTCTGCTGGCGTATTTAAGCCATTAGATAAAACGAAATTACCGAATTACAAAAACCTTGATCCTGAGCTGTTGGCACTCGTCAGCAAACACGATCCTGAGAATAAATTTGCGATCCCATATCTGTGGGCCACAACAGGCATTGGTTATAACGTCGAAAAAGTGAAAGCGGCGCTGGGAACAGATGCACCCGTTAATAGCTGGGATCTGGTGCTTAAACCTGAAAATCTTGAGAAGCTGAAAAGTTGCGGCGTTTCTTTCCTTGATGCGCCAAGCGAGATTTTTGCCACTGTATTGAATTATTTGGGTAAAGATCCAAACAGTATTCAGGCGGCTGACTACACGGGTCCTGCAACCGAATTGTTATTGAAATTGCGGCCAAATATCCGTTACTTCCACTCTTCACAGTACATTAATGATCTGGCAAACGGTGACATCTGTGTGGCGGTAGGTTGGGCAGGCGACATCATGCAGGCATCTAATCGCGCTAAAGAAGCCAAAAATGGCGTGAATGTGGCTTACAGCATTCCAAAAGAGGGAGCCTTGGCTTTCTTTGATGTGTTTGCGATGCCATCAGATGCTAAAAGTCAGGATGAAGCCTATCAGTTCCTGAATTACCTGATGCGCCCTGATGTGATTGCCAATATCAGTAACCACGTGTTTTATGCGAATGCTAACAAAGCGGCAACCCCGCTGGTGAATGCTGAGGTTCGCGATAACCCAGGCATTTATCCGCCGGCAGATGTGCGCGCGAAGATGTTCACGCTGAAAGTACAAGAGCCGAAAATCGATCGTGTCATCACATCGGCATGGACTAAAGTGAAAAGCGGTAAATAA
- a CDS encoding YbjN domain-containing protein: MDSLIVPDLALLRRWLDQLGISFFECDSCQALHLPHMQNFEGVFDAKIDLVDNVILFSALAEVRPTALIPLVADLSQINASSLTVKAFIDIQDDNLPKLIVCQSLTIEVGVTLAQFGYFMQQCEEQISMIILEARANDLLFIGSSEDDETPQTATAYPVIH, encoded by the coding sequence ATGGATTCACTCATCGTCCCGGATTTAGCCTTATTACGGCGTTGGCTGGATCAACTCGGTATCTCATTTTTTGAATGCGATTCCTGCCAGGCGCTGCATTTGCCGCACATGCAAAATTTTGAGGGTGTGTTTGACGCCAAAATCGACTTGGTGGATAACGTCATCTTATTCTCGGCGTTAGCCGAAGTCAGACCAACGGCGCTGATTCCACTGGTGGCAGATCTCAGCCAAATCAATGCCAGTTCACTGACGGTGAAAGCGTTCATCGATATTCAGGATGATAATCTGCCAAAACTGATTGTCTGCCAATCATTGACGATTGAAGTTGGGGTGACACTGGCTCAATTCGGTTACTTTATGCAGCAGTGTGAAGAGCAGATTTCAATGATCATTCTCGAAGCGCGTGCGAATGATTTATTGTTTATTGGCTCAAGCGAAGACGACGAAACACCGCAAACGGCCACGGCTTATCCTGTTATCCACTAA
- a CDS encoding YbjC family protein, translating to MRSLGDMPRIVIVSEVLGMLLLVVAYLSINDFVSLPGSMGTPTVAIMMIFVGIGLMVPAAVCIVWRVASGFGPLLGSADRVSRPQTKKEQDKVQSEKENQSK from the coding sequence ATGCGCTCATTAGGAGATATGCCCCGCATAGTGATCGTTTCAGAAGTGCTGGGGATGCTGTTGCTGGTCGTGGCTTACCTCAGTATTAATGATTTTGTATCATTACCGGGTTCGATGGGCACACCGACTGTTGCGATTATGATGATTTTTGTCGGAATCGGCCTGATGGTGCCTGCCGCAGTTTGCATTGTTTGGCGCGTAGCCAGTGGTTTTGGTCCACTATTAGGGAGTGCCGATAGAGTCTCGCGGCCACAAACCAAGAAAGAACAAGATAAAGTGCAATCCGAAAAAGAGAATCAATCTAAGTAG
- a CDS encoding GrxA family glutaredoxin yields MFAVIFGRPGCPYCVRAKELAEKLETERDDFKFRYIDIHAEGITKADLEKTVGKPVETVPQIFIDEKHIGGCTDFEAYAKQNLSLFQ; encoded by the coding sequence ATGTTTGCTGTAATTTTTGGGCGTCCTGGATGTCCTTACTGTGTTCGTGCTAAAGAATTGGCAGAAAAACTGGAAACCGAACGTGACGATTTTAAATTCCGTTACATCGATATTCACGCGGAAGGTATCACCAAAGCTGATTTGGAAAAAACTGTCGGCAAACCGGTAGAAACCGTGCCACAGATCTTTATTGATGAGAAACACATTGGCGGTTGCACTGATTTTGAAGCATACGCTAAACAAAATCTGAGCCTGTTCCAGTAA